From Streptomyces yatensis, one genomic window encodes:
- a CDS encoding TcmI family type II polyketide cyclase has translation MSVYRTMIVAKMQRDAAPQVAKIFADSDRGELPKLIGVTGRSLFQFGDVYLHLIEADRPPATEVTKYAKHPEFRDVSARLQPYMRAYDPATWREPKDAMAHEFYRWERDAG, from the coding sequence ATGAGCGTGTACCGCACCATGATCGTCGCCAAGATGCAGCGGGACGCGGCCCCCCAGGTGGCCAAGATCTTCGCCGATTCCGACCGGGGCGAACTGCCCAAGCTGATCGGTGTCACCGGCCGCAGCCTCTTCCAGTTCGGTGATGTGTATCTGCATCTGATCGAGGCCGACCGGCCGCCGGCCACCGAGGTCACCAAGTACGCCAAGCACCCGGAGTTCCGTGACGTCAGCGCCCGCCTCCAGCCGTATATGCGGGCGTACGACCCGGCGACCTGGCGCGAGCCCAAGGACGCCATGGCGCATGAGTTCTACCGCTGGGAGCGCGACGCGGGCTAG